One Pseudothermotoga sp. genomic window carries:
- the nagZ gene encoding beta-N-acetylhexosaminidase — MDLDGMVGQLFLIGIKGKEVDEETLKVLRIVKPGFVILFARNVERPKQVLNLVKQVRSVLGNDVIFAVDQEGGIVTRFREGFSVSPGAMAIAATDNEGNAYKVAKVLAREMRAVGVSWNLAPVVDINDNPNNPGIGVRSFSDRAEIVAKFALRFYEGLKEENVAACAKHFPGKGSVSLDAHLEMPTLDKSLEQLEKWELIPFKLLIEEGIDTIMPSHIYLPKLQPTKQPATVSFEIVTELLRKKLGYTKIAVADDLLMGGIVKNMTVEEAVVRSFEAGIDVLTVCHEPEAQISAKKTLLKKIEQEPILQKRLMESLERIRWFKEKFSIKQLPEEIHFGVEHEKTMQEVAESSITLVSDRDGMLPLKLNKHDHVFTVKLSRLVQVQESDVGIPWVAKELSRMFNSKLSTLEEGTEIVEGEKCVVFTENAHLSSWQKEQLYRVRKNFKKVLMVALRNPYDCCLIESSSVCTYGYEMVSQRALMRVLLGEIKPAGKLPVEVYR, encoded by the coding sequence ATGGACCTCGATGGAATGGTCGGTCAGCTTTTTTTGATAGGTATCAAAGGCAAAGAAGTCGACGAAGAGACGTTGAAAGTGTTGAGAATCGTCAAACCAGGATTCGTGATCCTCTTCGCAAGAAACGTGGAAAGACCGAAACAAGTGCTCAATTTGGTGAAGCAAGTTAGATCAGTGCTGGGTAACGATGTCATCTTCGCTGTGGATCAAGAGGGAGGTATTGTGACACGCTTCAGAGAAGGTTTCTCCGTTTCTCCCGGAGCGATGGCCATCGCGGCTACCGACAACGAGGGCAACGCCTACAAGGTTGCGAAAGTTTTGGCTCGTGAAATGAGGGCTGTTGGTGTGAGTTGGAATCTCGCACCAGTGGTTGATATCAACGATAATCCGAACAATCCTGGAATTGGAGTGAGGAGTTTTTCGGACAGAGCCGAGATTGTTGCCAAATTCGCGTTACGCTTTTACGAAGGGTTAAAAGAAGAAAACGTGGCAGCCTGCGCGAAGCATTTTCCAGGCAAAGGAAGCGTTTCTTTGGATGCACACTTGGAGATGCCAACACTCGACAAAAGTCTTGAACAACTCGAAAAGTGGGAGCTCATTCCTTTCAAACTGCTGATCGAGGAAGGTATAGACACCATCATGCCCTCGCACATATACCTTCCAAAGCTTCAACCAACCAAACAACCCGCCACAGTATCGTTTGAAATCGTGACAGAGCTTCTGAGAAAGAAGCTCGGATACACTAAAATAGCTGTTGCGGACGATCTTCTAATGGGTGGTATCGTGAAGAACATGACGGTGGAAGAAGCGGTTGTGAGGTCCTTCGAGGCCGGTATCGACGTCTTAACGGTTTGTCACGAACCTGAAGCTCAGATTTCAGCGAAGAAAACTTTGTTGAAAAAGATAGAGCAAGAGCCGATTTTACAAAAAAGGCTCATGGAATCTTTGGAGAGGATTCGTTGGTTCAAAGAAAAGTTTTCGATCAAACAGTTGCCTGAGGAAATACATTTCGGTGTGGAACACGAAAAAACCATGCAGGAAGTGGCAGAAAGTTCAATCACTCTCGTCAGCGATCGAGATGGCATGCTACCGCTGAAGCTGAACAAACATGATCATGTGTTCACCGTCAAATTGAGTAGATTGGTTCAAGTTCAAGAATCCGATGTAGGTATTCCTTGGGTAGCGAAGGAACTCTCGAGGATGTTCAACAGCAAACTTTCCACTTTGGAGGAGGGAACGGAGATCGTAGAGGGAGAAAAATGTGTTGTCTTCACTGAAAATGCACACCTTTCGAGTTGGCAGAAGGAACAACTGTATCGTGTACGCAAGAATTTCAAGAAAGTTTTGATGGTCGCTCTTCGCAACCCCTATGATTGTTGCTTGATAGAATCTTCCAGCGTTTGCACCTATGGTTACGAAATGGTCTCTCAAAGAGCTCTCATGAGAGTGTTACTCGGTGAAATAAAACCTGCCGGAAAACTTCCTGTGGAGGTGTATCGATGA
- a CDS encoding electron transfer flavoprotein subunit beta/FixA family protein: MNFLVLLKQVPDTEKVKIDPVTGAMIREGLDITMNPLDAHALELAVSLKERVGGRVVVLSMGPMNTIDVLKDAVALGADRAILLSDPALAGSDTWVTSLALARTIRNLKIDFDLLLCGEKSTDGETGQVGVELAILLGLPVLTYVSELVEVGTSSVIVKRSVEDAHEIWRVPLPSCLCVLKSVAEPRLPTLGGKKRAMNSNIETYGIKDVGLEPEEVGLKGSPTRVVKVFNTKVSRSCKLYSDREVVRGIERVLELIKLSLEGGL; the protein is encoded by the coding sequence GTGAACTTTCTTGTGCTCTTAAAACAGGTTCCAGACACAGAAAAAGTGAAAATAGATCCAGTCACAGGAGCAATGATCAGAGAGGGCCTCGATATCACGATGAATCCACTCGATGCTCACGCACTGGAGTTGGCAGTGTCTCTGAAAGAAAGAGTGGGAGGAAGAGTGGTTGTTTTAAGCATGGGACCAATGAACACGATCGATGTGCTGAAAGACGCTGTGGCACTCGGCGCAGATAGAGCGATTCTTCTGAGTGATCCCGCACTCGCAGGTTCAGACACCTGGGTGACGAGCCTGGCCCTTGCAAGAACGATTCGCAACCTTAAGATCGATTTCGACCTTCTCTTATGTGGAGAAAAGTCCACCGACGGTGAAACTGGTCAAGTCGGTGTGGAGTTGGCGATATTGTTGGGTTTACCCGTTTTGACTTATGTTTCAGAACTCGTCGAAGTTGGTACAAGTTCAGTGATTGTGAAACGTTCTGTGGAAGATGCCCATGAAATTTGGAGAGTTCCATTACCTTCTTGTTTGTGCGTGTTGAAAAGTGTTGCAGAACCAAGATTACCCACCTTGGGGGGAAAGAAGAGAGCAATGAATTCTAATATTGAAACCTATGGAATCAAGGACGTTGGGCTCGAGCCTGAAGAGGTTGGATTGAAGGGCTCTCCTACCCGTGTTGTGAAAGTGTTCAATACCAAGGTCTCTCGTTCTTGCAAGTTGTATTCAGACAGAGAAGTCGTTCGGGGGATCGAACGCGTTTTAGAACTCATCAAACTGTCACTGGAAGGTGGCTTGTGA
- a CDS encoding electron transfer flavoprotein subunit alpha/FixB family protein produces MIFVLNHRVDRNSFELISKARKLADKVSTKLAFLLMSCSKDGVENLKRFGPDLIILALHERFKRFSIDPFLSASSKIIEKYSPSIVLAPATTFGRTLMPALAAIFRTGLTADCTDLDIDADGNLLQTRPAIGGNVMATIMTPSHRPQMATVRPGVFEMSECDERNTIILEEKIDDVYDRCELLSVESKEAGARLEEAEIIVSVGKGLRKKENVELAFKLAKLVKGAVGASRAVVDAKWLSHDHQVGLSGKTVKPKIYMAVGISGAVQHLAGMQTSKIIVAINKDKYAPIFKIADIGIVADACWALSELIKQLERDMDGINE; encoded by the coding sequence ATGATCTTTGTCCTCAACCACAGGGTGGATCGCAACAGTTTTGAATTAATCTCCAAGGCGAGGAAGCTTGCGGATAAAGTTTCCACTAAACTCGCTTTTTTATTGATGTCTTGCTCGAAAGATGGAGTAGAAAATCTGAAACGTTTTGGGCCTGACTTGATCATCTTGGCATTACATGAGAGATTCAAAAGGTTCTCCATCGATCCATTCCTTTCGGCATCGAGCAAAATCATTGAAAAGTACTCACCTTCGATCGTTTTGGCACCAGCGACAACCTTTGGAAGGACCTTGATGCCCGCGTTGGCAGCGATATTTCGCACCGGTTTGACTGCCGATTGCACCGATCTCGATATCGACGCAGACGGGAACCTCCTTCAAACCAGACCAGCGATAGGTGGAAACGTCATGGCGACTATAATGACGCCATCGCACCGACCACAGATGGCGACGGTTAGACCCGGTGTGTTTGAGATGAGCGAATGCGATGAGAGAAACACCATCATTTTGGAGGAAAAGATCGACGATGTGTATGACAGATGTGAACTTCTTTCTGTAGAGTCCAAAGAAGCTGGTGCTAGGCTTGAAGAAGCCGAAATCATTGTCTCGGTAGGTAAAGGTCTTCGCAAGAAGGAAAACGTCGAGCTGGCTTTCAAACTTGCGAAACTTGTGAAAGGCGCAGTGGGAGCTTCGAGAGCTGTTGTGGATGCGAAATGGCTTTCTCACGATCATCAAGTGGGACTGAGTGGTAAAACTGTCAAGCCTAAGATTTACATGGCTGTTGGTATCTCGGGAGCAGTTCAGCATCTTGCAGGCATGCAGACATCAAAAATTATTGTTGCGATCAATAAAGACAAATACGCACCCATTTTCAAGATCGCAGACATAGGCATCGTGGCAGACGCATGTTGGGCACTGAGTGAGCTCATAAAGCAATTGGAGCGTGATATGGATGGAATTAATGAATGA